Proteins from a single region of Haloterrigena alkaliphila:
- a CDS encoding universal stress protein — MTILCVVDDDRFSEPVVETAADLADAYGDELVVLHVMSRERFESRTDGQPEYYVDDGANDAANRARKIAANAGVDGDAVVPKGRVGSPADEIIDMAERLEPRYLVLGGRKRSPVGKALFGSITQSVLLEVEAPTVTLMHD; from the coding sequence ATGACAATCCTGTGTGTGGTCGACGATGACCGGTTCAGCGAGCCAGTGGTCGAAACGGCCGCCGATCTGGCCGACGCCTACGGCGACGAACTCGTCGTTCTCCACGTGATGAGCCGCGAGCGGTTCGAATCGCGAACCGACGGCCAACCGGAGTACTACGTCGACGACGGAGCGAACGACGCGGCCAACAGGGCTCGGAAGATCGCCGCGAACGCGGGGGTCGACGGTGACGCCGTCGTCCCCAAGGGCCGCGTCGGCTCGCCCGCCGACGAGATCATCGACATGGCCGAGCGACTCGAGCCCAGATACCTCGTCCTCGGCGGCCGCAAGCGGTCGCCGGTCGGCAAGGCGCTGTTCGGCAGCATCACGCAGTCGGTGCTCCTCGAGGTCGAGGCGCCGACCGTGACGCTCATGCACGACTAG